The Oncorhynchus kisutch isolate 150728-3 linkage group LG8, Okis_V2, whole genome shotgun sequence DNA segment CCCTAAGGCCTGTAGCCTTGGAGTGTGTGGATGAGGACCCAATGTCTGTTCACTGTGTAAATGGATCTGATAGAACAAAATCTGAAAAGTCGGAAAATGTGTGTGATAGCATGTCTGGATCTTTTTGTgctgtgtgcgtgagagagagagagacctgctgcaCAGTTGTATACGTTCAAATTCATGTTCctttccctctctgttctcttatAGGCCAGGTCAAGGTGTTCCGAGCCATGTTCACCTTTGACCCCCGAACGGTTAGTGTTTCTTTTCCTAATGGTTGGTCTAGTCCCTTCACTCCGCCTCACACCAATCCAAATTAAAGAtggtattatttattttttgcttttCAGCCAGATGAGCTCTACTTTGAAGAGGGAGACATCTTGTATATCTCTGATACGGTAAGTTACCGTGTCCGCCTGTCCACTTTTCTCCCTGTCACTCGTTTATTCTGTCTGTGTGGCActcttaaaaaatacaaataaaatgtccTCGATCTTCCACTCCTTTTTCCCTACATCTCTTGTCTTTCCTGTATCCCatactctttttctctttctctctttctgtctgtcttttctctcACCTCTGCGATACTGGATGCAAGCATTCTGTATTGTTATTGACTCTCACTGCCTGTCTGTCATCCTTAGAGTGACAGCAATTGGTGGAAGGGAACCTGCAGGGGAAGAACTGGCCTCATCCCAAGCAATTATGGTGAGTAAACAAACCATTCACTGTATGTGATATGTCGTATGGCAAGTTTCATGGTAAGGTTGAAGTTGTATCGCAAAAGAGGTGCCCATCCATGTCAGTAAATGCATTATTCCATTAACTTGTCTTTAGATTGAGAAAACATGTTCTATGTGTTTGATTATTCTAGGCGCCCCTTAATAGATTCATGCCCTAACTGTGGTTTTCAAAGGAGCATGTTGCTCTGTTGAAATCCCACTTTTCTCTTTGACTTCCCCAACCCACAGTGGCCGAGCAGGCAGAGTCCATTGACAACCCAATGCACGAGGCAGCTAAACGAGGTGAGGCACCAAAAAGAGGCCCGCTGCGTCACTCACTCTTCCCAATTAGCAAATATTGTGCACCGCACCACCAATAATCTAAACCTACTATATAGTTCGATAACTACGTTTTGATTGTTTGTTTGCTATACACCTTCTATAACCTGTATGAATTTGAATGGTGTGATGCTTGCTTCATTTGCATACCCATGTTTATTtgtgtgtatttacatttttGCGTCTGTGGGACGCAGGCAATCTGAGTTGGCTACGTGAGTGTCTGGAGAACAAAGTGGGAATTAATGGACTGGACAAAGCTGGTAATACTGCCCTCTACTGGGGATGCCACGGAGGACACAAAGGTAACAGATCTGTCTACTACACACATGCCACAACACATGCATTGTTGCACAGACGCATGCACTCACACAAATGCACCAACGCACACGCGCACtcagctttttttttttcttgaatGACAGAGCAAATGCATGTCAGCCTACACAAGCACACGCTGTTGTGAGATGTATGACAGTtttatgttgtgttgtaattTTTGTGACAGATGTGGTGGAGATCTTGCTGGGGCAGTCTAGCGTTGAGTTGAACCAGCAGGTGAGAAGAACAATTTACACATTTGGAAAATGCGGTTTCAGGCAAAGTCTTATGATTGATCAAAAAAAAATGTACAGCCTGATTGGGCTGTATGCGATTGATGCATACAGTATTAAACTCGAAAGACTCTATTAAGACTCAAGTCCAGGACTAGATTAActtcattttttatatatataagtATTTCAAAGGTGATTCTTTATTGAGCATGCATTTTAGTCCAGTGcttggcttaatctgtgtctgggaaactgtccCTACATGGTGAGAATTATGCAAAAAATGTGATGGGTAAGGTCTTTGACATGTCGGCTGTTCTGTTCCGCTGCAGAATAAACTGGGAGACACTGCTCTGCATGCTGCAGCCTGGAAGGGATACTCCGACATAGTGGAGATGTTACTGAATAAGAGTAAGCCCGGCTGTCTACCTTTCGTTTCATGTTccatctttttttgtttgttgttgctcTCTTTTCCTGTTTAGGTtcccatctctgtgtgtgtatgagccAGGGTTTGGGGCTCAGTTCACATCGaagtcagtcaattcagaaagtgatATGAATTTGAAATATAAAATTAGACACATACCTTCTCCTGTTTTAACtgattaaaaatgtatttgaaataagcctttttattttttacttcctgaattgactgagttCCATTTAGAATGGACCATAACCCTAGTATGAGCATGTCTGGTTGTTTTTATGTTAATCATTTTCTATATTTGTGTTTCAGATGCCAGGATGGATATTAAAAACAATGAGAAGAAGCTGGCTCTGGAGATGGCCACCAATGCCCAGTGTGCCTCTCTCATCAAGAGGAAACAAGGAGGCAGTGAGTCATTTAGGCCAGATCGTGGAAGCCTTACGCTATTTCGTTTTCCCGGAAACTGATGAAAGCCCTAGTCCCGGGACTCAAAAGTACTTTCAGTGGGGAATCTCTATTGCACATGTTTCATGGTCCATGACCATGCTTAATCTGTATCTGTGAAACGGGCCCTTATTGTCACACATAACACTACTAAGAATGCAAGATGACAAAATGAGGAACAATCAACAAAGAACTGTCCAGTCCATACTGGAACATAGTTGTACTTTTGCAATCATGGGTCCCTTAATAGAGGAAATGTTTTTTTAATTCCATGAAATGTAATTGAATCTCCTACCACTGTTACTGGCCTAAGCTCTTCCTTCCGATTTGTTCTATTACAGATATCACACGTACACACAGCAACGCCGATGAATACCTTGACGACGAAGACTCTGACTGAGCCCACTCCGAAAGGGGGGGAATATCTCAGGCCTGTCTCTCATGGGATGGGGGGAGTTTGCAGTGTGTGGGACATTTATTAgctgggtggggagggagaaggagttCGGATACCATTCCAATTTTTCCAAATATTTTCTGAACATTTGTTCAACATTCTGAAAAACAATTGTAATTAAAGTAATACAAGACATATAATTAACAATGTGAATGGAACATGGAATTTATAAAACCTTAGGGCCATGGAGAGGTGACGTCTTTATTATTAAATTCTGGTAGATGATTGGTTGTTCTAAGGGAACTAATAGCACTGTCGCGCTATCTGCGGGTGAGTCGGTGATTGCTGACACCAGAGAGATTGACATGCGATTAATTCCTACAAATATCTCCTGGACCAATCTTATCTCCCATTGAAGGTGGTCTGAACCTGTGTTGCAGGAAGTGACCATGTTGAGTCAGATTTATTTCTCTCTGGCACTAGTAAGCACAGAGATGATTTCCAGTATCATGCCATACTTCATCCTGCCTTAATTTAACCTCATTCTAAAACCAACTTCATAGTCATTAGAATGCATGCTTTTGTCTGTCAAATAATTGTCTGCATTGTCAAATGTGAACTTTCAAATAACCACGGGCTGGGTTTTACTGTTGCCAATCATGTCATCTCTCATGGAATACTGTAATATTAGGTGTGCTGTGCAAAACATTTTCTTCCCCAATGTCTTCACTTCACTGGGGATTAGTAAATTGCCACTGCattttctatctatctatactgTAGAAAGAAAATGACAGTGCATTTTcttcatgtactgtatgttgttcaCACTGACCCACTGCGCCACTGTTAAAAGATATGTCACTAAAAGTGCCTTATGTGAAGCTGTAAAGCTATAATTTGTCTACAGGTGTGTATGTGAATAGGTCACCTGATCTGATGTCTTTCATAAAGATGTGTTCACTGTTGATCTGTTCTGTCTATCTGCTTTGTCTTTCCTGTCAGCTATGCAATAAAATAATTTTATCTAATGATTTGACCTGCCTATGAAAGACGGATGATGGGATTGTTTTAGAGAAATAGAAAGGTGACGTTTGTGATTTTTGTAACAGAATGCACATTTCAATTACCATGTCCCAGATCTATGGTCATTGTCATAGCAAACATGGTTACAGGCTGAAAGTCGATCACACTAGTGAAACGTCTACATGAAGCTGAAGCACTTTACGTgcccacagagggacagacatCATTAGAAGTATCACAAAGTTAAACACACGAGACCTGATATCGATTTATTACACGTCATTTACTAATTGCAGACTATTTAAAGCTAGAATCTGCAGTTGAAACCATGAAGCATTTACCCCCACCccttttggtaaaaagctgagggatgggcctggagaaatgtaaccactctcaaattcatagagctatggatgcaaagactgaacatacatgatatcaacattatagctGAAATTACAGTTTGAGGCCAAACAGATGTGTGGAACtgttaatgtttttttgtttgcaaATGCAACTGGGGCCATGTAAATAGGCTAATTGTTAGGCTACTCATTTTGATTCAATTGGTGGCACCTTGTGTGACCATAAAAGTCTGTGCAACTGGGCACAGTAAAACAATTTGTTTGCAAAtgtcaaatccaattttattggtcacatacacatggttagcagatgttaatgcgagtgtagagaagTGCTTGTGCtgctagttccgaccgtgcagtgatatctaacaagtaatcttaacaatttcacaacaactaccttatacacagaaGTGTAAAttaatgaataagaatatgtacatataaatatatggatgagctaTGCTATGGCCATGCAgcgtaggcaagatgcagtagatggtatagagtacagtatatacatatgagatgagtaatgtagggtatgtaaacataaagtggcattgtttatagtgactagtgatgcatttattacatccaatgttttattattaaagtggctagagatttgagtcagtatgttggcatcagccactcaatgttagttatggctgtttaacagtctgatggccttgagatagaagttgtttttcagtctctcggtcctcgctttgatgcacctgcactgacctcgccttctggatggtagcggggttaactggcagtggctcgggtgattgttgtccttgatgatctttttggccttcctgtgacatcgggtgctgtaagtgtcctgaagggcaggtagtttgcacccggtgatgcgttgtgcagaactcactaccctctggagagccttacggttgtgggcggagcagttgcagtaccaggcggtgatacagcccgacaggatgctctcgattgtgcatctgtaaaagtttgtgagcgTTTTCGgtaacaagccaaatttcttcagcctcctgaggttgaagaggcgctgttgcgccttcttcgccacgctgtctgtgtgggtggaccatttcagtttgtac contains these protein-coding regions:
- the LOC109895692 gene encoding osteoclast-stimulating factor 1 gives rise to the protein MSKPPPKPAKPGQVKVFRAMFTFDPRTPDELYFEEGDILYISDTSDSNWWKGTCRGRTGLIPSNYVAEQAESIDNPMHEAAKRGNLSWLRECLENKVGINGLDKAGNTALYWGCHGGHKDVVEILLGQSSVELNQQNKLGDTALHAAAWKGYSDIVEMLLNKNARMDIKNNEKKLALEMATNAQCASLIKRKQGGNITRTHSNADEYLDDEDSD